Proteins encoded by one window of Deinococcus radiodurans R1 = ATCC 13939 = DSM 20539:
- the def gene encoding peptide deformylase yields the protein MTAPDSSSAPAPLAFGGKPRVYPMRLYGDPILRRKARNLTAADTLHVPGFEPQTVREVADTMLETMFEERGVGLAAPQIGLPVRMFVAVEYADDEEENEGQETPLRSRVLREYVMLNPVVKVINKKKDKSYQEGCLSIPGIYEDGVPRARQVRVDYTDLDGQPRSIEAEDYLARVFQHETDHLDGKLFLDHLPADITEDHRKDLLRIQQASKNFLAQLSEWDKAQRHLKENL from the coding sequence GTGACTGCGCCCGACTCCTCTTCTGCTCCCGCGCCGCTCGCGTTTGGCGGCAAGCCCCGCGTCTACCCCATGCGGCTGTACGGCGACCCGATTCTGCGCCGCAAGGCTCGGAACCTCACCGCTGCGGACACCCTGCACGTGCCGGGCTTCGAGCCCCAGACGGTACGTGAGGTGGCCGACACCATGCTCGAAACCATGTTCGAGGAACGTGGGGTAGGCCTCGCCGCGCCGCAAATCGGGCTGCCGGTCCGGATGTTCGTGGCGGTCGAGTACGCCGACGACGAGGAAGAAAACGAAGGCCAGGAAACGCCGCTGCGCTCCCGGGTGCTGCGCGAGTACGTGATGCTCAACCCGGTGGTCAAGGTCATCAACAAGAAAAAGGACAAGTCCTACCAGGAAGGCTGCCTGAGCATTCCCGGCATCTACGAAGACGGCGTGCCTCGCGCCCGGCAGGTCCGGGTGGACTACACCGACCTCGACGGTCAGCCGCGCAGCATCGAGGCCGAGGATTACCTCGCCCGCGTGTTTCAGCACGAGACCGACCACCTCGACGGCAAACTGTTTCTCGACCACCTGCCCGCCGACATCACCGAGGACCACCGCAAGGATTTGCTGCGAATTCAGCAGGCGTCCAAGAATTTCCTCGCCCAGCTCTCGGAGTGGGACAAGGCGCAGCGGCACCTGAAGGAGAACCTTTGA
- the fmt gene encoding methionyl-tRNA formyltransferase, with protein sequence MSAAAGPKVAFFASPAFALPVLEALRAEFEVVLVVAQPDKPVGRGLKLTPPPVAARAAELGLPLAQPHKLRGNADFAAQLRDSGADVAVTCAYGKILPAGVLEIPRFGFLNTHTSLLPRYRGAAPIQWALIRGETVTGTTIMQTDEGMDTGPVLLQEELPIRPEWTSVELSAALSEQAAALIVRALRTLETLTPQPQDEAQATHAPLLVKEDGFVRWADPAQAVLDRFRGVAAWPQTTAFFGGKRLKLAGLTLGQGKGQPGKVLQVGAGGLTVACGEGAVCIATVQPEAKKAQPAQVWAQGQNVEQGARFDLWEPPQG encoded by the coding sequence TTGAGCGCCGCGGCGGGGCCGAAAGTCGCCTTTTTCGCCTCGCCCGCCTTTGCGCTGCCGGTGCTGGAAGCCCTTCGTGCTGAGTTCGAGGTGGTGCTCGTCGTCGCGCAGCCCGACAAGCCGGTGGGCCGGGGCCTGAAGCTGACGCCGCCTCCGGTGGCCGCCCGCGCCGCTGAACTCGGGTTGCCGCTCGCGCAGCCGCACAAGCTGCGGGGCAATGCCGACTTCGCCGCGCAGCTCCGTGATTCGGGCGCCGACGTGGCCGTCACCTGCGCCTACGGCAAGATTTTGCCCGCTGGCGTGCTGGAGATTCCGCGCTTCGGCTTTCTCAACACCCACACCAGCCTGCTGCCGCGCTACCGGGGCGCCGCGCCGATTCAGTGGGCGCTGATTCGCGGCGAAACGGTCACCGGCACCACCATCATGCAGACCGACGAGGGCATGGACACCGGGCCGGTGCTGCTGCAAGAAGAATTGCCGATTCGCCCGGAGTGGACCAGCGTGGAACTGTCCGCCGCGCTGAGTGAGCAGGCCGCCGCGCTCATCGTGCGGGCGCTCCGGACGCTGGAGACGCTCACGCCGCAGCCCCAGGACGAAGCGCAGGCCACCCACGCGCCGCTGCTCGTCAAGGAAGACGGATTCGTGCGCTGGGCCGACCCCGCTCAGGCGGTGCTCGACCGTTTCCGGGGCGTGGCCGCATGGCCGCAGACCACCGCCTTTTTTGGCGGCAAGCGGCTCAAACTCGCTGGGCTGACGCTGGGGCAGGGCAAGGGCCAGCCCGGTAAGGTCTTGCAGGTGGGCGCGGGTGGGCTGACCGTCGCTTGCGGCGAAGGCGCCGTGTGCATCGCCACCGTGCAGCCCGAGGCCAAGAAGGCCCAACCGGCGCAGGTGTGGGCGCAGGGCCAGAACGTAGAACAGGGAGCGCGCTTCGACCTCTGGGAACCGCCGCAAGGCTGA
- a CDS encoding carbon-nitrogen hydrolase family protein, with protein MSVLRVAAAAYPVRFLSSWQDYAAELGRWVEEAARQRAQLLVFPEYAPLELISLLPAGLHHDLRGLLPALQPLLPEVLALHERLAREHGVTLVAGSFPVAHGAGYVNRAHVFGPQGPLGHQDKLLMTRFEAEEWGIDPGAGVRVFGAGGVQFGVAICYDSEFPHLARAQAELGAELLVVPSFTASRAGFTRVRVGSMARALENQCYALHAPLLADAPWTSAIEDAVGRAGLYAPADGDLPEDGMVAQGEWNAPGWLIHDLDFARTRRVREAGHVLNWRDRDTAQRRVQP; from the coding sequence ATGTCTGTCTTGCGTGTGGCGGCTGCCGCCTACCCGGTCCGCTTTCTGTCGTCCTGGCAGGACTACGCGGCGGAGCTGGGCCGCTGGGTCGAGGAAGCCGCCCGGCAGCGGGCGCAGCTGCTGGTGTTTCCCGAGTACGCGCCGCTCGAACTCATCAGCCTGCTGCCTGCCGGGCTGCACCACGACCTCAGGGGGCTGCTTCCCGCCCTGCAACCGCTGTTGCCGGAGGTGCTGGCGCTGCACGAGCGGCTGGCGCGGGAACACGGCGTGACCCTCGTTGCCGGAAGCTTTCCGGTCGCGCACGGCGCCGGGTATGTCAACCGCGCCCACGTCTTCGGGCCGCAGGGACCGCTGGGCCATCAGGACAAGCTGCTGATGACCCGCTTTGAGGCCGAGGAGTGGGGCATAGACCCCGGCGCGGGCGTGCGGGTCTTTGGGGCGGGCGGCGTTCAGTTCGGCGTCGCCATCTGCTACGACTCGGAATTTCCGCATCTGGCGCGGGCCCAGGCCGAACTCGGGGCCGAGCTGCTGGTGGTGCCGAGCTTCACCGCCTCGCGGGCCGGGTTCACGCGGGTCCGGGTGGGCAGCATGGCCCGCGCCCTGGAAAACCAGTGCTATGCGCTGCACGCGCCGCTGCTCGCCGACGCGCCGTGGACTTCGGCCATCGAGGACGCGGTGGGGCGGGCCGGCCTCTACGCCCCTGCCGACGGCGACTTGCCCGAAGACGGCATGGTGGCGCAGGGCGAGTGGAACGCCCCCGGCTGGCTCATTCACGACCTCGATTTTGCCCGGACCCGCCGGGTGCGCGAGGCGGGTCACGTCCTGAACTGGCGTGACCGGGACACGGCGCAGCGGCGGGTGCAGCCGTGA
- a CDS encoding DMT family transporter produces MNPVFSGLFSALTYGVSDFLAGLASRHDSPLRVVALSHTLSAVALVLLAVGLGQPMPGQTALLWGAGAGLLGMGAVVAFYRALALGPMGAVSVGAGALSAVVPVGAGLLAGESLGRLGSLGALGVLLGTALLSFRPGGAGKEGNSGVGLGLLAGLGFGMFFLLLGQAQSPGVLWVLAAARATSALLSLMIAASTVGLRPRAPALILAAFPGDMLGSLFYLIAVQGGGLALGALFSSLYPAFTTLMAVAVLRERLRAAQWVGVGFALVGAVLLSQR; encoded by the coding sequence ATGAATCCAGTGTTTAGTGGTCTGTTCTCGGCGCTCACCTACGGGGTGAGCGATTTTCTGGCTGGGCTGGCGAGCCGCCACGATTCGCCGCTGCGGGTGGTGGCCCTCTCGCACACCCTGAGTGCGGTGGCCCTGGTGCTGCTCGCCGTTGGGCTGGGGCAGCCCATGCCGGGGCAGACCGCCCTGCTGTGGGGCGCGGGGGCAGGACTCCTCGGCATGGGCGCGGTGGTCGCCTTTTACCGGGCGCTGGCGTTGGGGCCGATGGGCGCGGTGTCGGTGGGGGCCGGGGCGCTCTCGGCAGTGGTGCCGGTGGGTGCGGGGCTGCTGGCCGGCGAGTCGCTGGGCCGCCTCGGCAGCCTGGGGGCGCTGGGCGTGCTGCTGGGCACGGCGCTGCTCAGCTTTCGCCCCGGCGGCGCGGGCAAAGAGGGCAACAGCGGCGTGGGCCTCGGGCTGCTGGCGGGCCTGGGCTTTGGCATGTTCTTCCTGCTGCTCGGGCAGGCGCAGTCGCCGGGGGTGCTGTGGGTGCTCGCTGCGGCGCGGGCCACGAGCGCCCTGCTCAGCCTGATGATTGCGGCGAGCACCGTGGGACTGCGGCCCCGCGCACCTGCGTTGATTCTGGCGGCGTTTCCCGGCGACATGCTCGGCAGCCTCTTTTACCTGATTGCCGTGCAGGGCGGCGGGCTGGCGCTCGGGGCGCTGTTTTCCAGCCTCTACCCGGCCTTTACCACCCTGATGGCGGTGGCCGTCCTGCGCGAGCGGCTGCGGGCGGCGCAGTGGGTGGGCGTGGGCTTTGCGCTGGTGGGGGCGGTGCTGCTGTCTCAGCGTTGA
- a CDS encoding HRDC domain-containing protein — protein MTDLPSLRPDARLVQLHAERGDPHGRLAAALAALEDTDWGLLLAGEAALARQLAALLGPGTLRVDGRLDVGRAALAEAGLAVADLHGDLAGARAVWLLEPDRAAVERARRAGVRVIVDATLAPGGGWPRQGADYVVYRNAVTLTGHADAPLAALFGSGTAPTPAAPPPSDLAVALALRDVATLPLRLARFARTATQLTDRLGASVRQAGPTALLLAPDSAADTPAQLGGVLAAARHVPDGLLLTPGLEDPEQVLGLLRDQPEARRQDQRASGQGEASQREQGQRDERQRNEDRPRDNAEGRAPADREDRPERRSEQRVSRPERSREDRPREDRFRDDRRREGRRDRFRPSPGPDRPTRTGERRDDAPARPAELERFTFEAPQQAPAPSEDLPWEPEIVFSDHAPQNVPLTHTVSSGPDAPPLPLTPPLADTLSEADAGDAAAQVTPAELFVAEHAAPVSSEAQTFEPQVEAPEPEAAEPQDASAAEEAPTAEEGGASAAQTPAEPLAPDLPSAPPAPTADAAQDGPAADLTDEQAAIYARLREWRNAEAKRQEISRFIVASNAALAEIARRVPYTLEDLAAVRGMGPARLGKYGEKILEVVRG, from the coding sequence ATGACCGACCTGCCATCTCTGCGGCCCGACGCCCGCCTGGTTCAGCTTCACGCGGAGCGCGGCGACCCGCACGGGCGCCTGGCGGCGGCCCTGGCCGCCCTGGAAGACACCGACTGGGGCCTGCTGCTCGCGGGCGAAGCGGCGCTGGCCCGGCAACTCGCCGCGCTGCTCGGGCCCGGCACGCTGCGGGTCGACGGGCGACTGGACGTGGGCCGCGCCGCACTCGCCGAGGCGGGACTGGCCGTAGCCGACTTGCACGGCGACCTTGCCGGAGCGCGGGCCGTGTGGCTGCTGGAGCCTGACCGCGCCGCCGTGGAGCGTGCCCGCCGCGCTGGCGTGCGCGTCATCGTGGACGCCACCCTCGCGCCGGGCGGCGGTTGGCCCCGGCAGGGTGCGGACTACGTGGTCTACCGCAACGCCGTGACGCTGACCGGACACGCCGACGCGCCCCTCGCCGCCCTCTTCGGCTCTGGCACGGCGCCCACGCCCGCTGCGCCGCCCCCCAGCGACCTCGCGGTGGCGCTCGCCCTGCGCGACGTGGCGACCCTGCCCCTGCGCCTCGCCCGCTTTGCCCGCACGGCGACGCAGCTCACCGACCGCCTCGGCGCCTCGGTGCGGCAGGCCGGTCCCACCGCGCTGCTGCTGGCGCCCGACTCGGCGGCGGACACCCCCGCCCAGCTCGGCGGCGTCCTCGCGGCGGCGCGGCACGTGCCTGACGGCCTGCTGCTCACGCCCGGCCTCGAAGACCCCGAGCAGGTGCTGGGGCTGCTGCGCGACCAACCGGAAGCGCGGCGTCAGGACCAGCGTGCTTCGGGTCAGGGCGAAGCGAGTCAGCGTGAGCAGGGCCAACGTGATGAGAGGCAGCGCAACGAGGACCGCCCGCGTGACAACGCCGAAGGCCGCGCCCCCGCCGACCGTGAAGACCGTCCCGAGCGCCGCTCCGAACAGCGGGTTTCCCGCCCTGAGCGCTCCCGCGAAGACCGCCCGCGTGAAGACCGTTTCCGTGATGATCGGCGCCGCGAGGGCCGCCGCGACCGCTTCCGCCCGTCGCCGGGGCCGGACCGTCCCACGCGGACGGGTGAGCGCCGTGACGATGCCCCGGCTCGCCCCGCCGAACTCGAACGCTTTACCTTTGAGGCTCCGCAGCAAGCCCCGGCGCCGTCTGAGGACCTGCCCTGGGAACCCGAAATCGTGTTCAGCGACCACGCCCCGCAAAACGTGCCGCTGACCCACACCGTCAGCAGTGGCCCCGACGCGCCGCCTCTGCCGCTGACGCCGCCGCTCGCCGACACCCTCTCCGAGGCCGACGCGGGGGACGCCGCCGCCCAGGTGACGCCCGCCGAACTGTTCGTGGCCGAGCACGCCGCGCCTGTCTCCTCTGAAGCCCAGACCTTTGAGCCCCAGGTCGAGGCACCCGAACCTGAAGCCGCCGAGCCGCAGGACGCCTCCGCTGCCGAAGAAGCCCCCACCGCCGAAGAAGGCGGGGCGAGCGCCGCGCAGACCCCTGCCGAGCCGCTGGCGCCCGACCTGCCGAGTGCGCCCCCGGCGCCCACCGCCGACGCTGCGCAGGATGGACCCGCCGCCGACCTCACCGACGAGCAGGCCGCCATTTACGCCCGGCTGCGCGAGTGGCGCAACGCCGAGGCCAAGCGGCAGGAAATCAGCCGCTTCATCGTGGCAAGCAACGCGGCGCTCGCCGAAATCGCCCGCCGGGTGCCCTACACCCTCGAAGACCTCGCCGCCGTGCGCGGGATGGGTCCGGCGCGCCTCGGCAAGTACGGCGAGAAGATTCTGGAAGTCGTGCGCGGCTGA
- a CDS encoding GNAT family N-acetyltransferase, with translation MTGPQVPLVRVLQPADGSPYFALRLALLRSDPLAYVTTAEEWAGRPLADVAGRLQPSATHVTYGVSVAGELVGMLTLLRESRAATAHRAEIVGVGVLPEFRGQGCGDALLRSALEQARRWEGVTQVELSVTDTQHAALRLYQRWGFQTWGVQPGAVRGPDGEERALHHLTLKL, from the coding sequence GTGACCGGGCCGCAAGTGCCGCTCGTCCGGGTGTTGCAGCCCGCCGACGGGTCGCCGTACTTCGCGCTGCGGCTGGCGCTGCTGCGCTCCGACCCGCTCGCCTACGTCACCACCGCCGAGGAGTGGGCGGGTCGGCCCCTCGCGGACGTGGCCGGACGACTGCAACCGTCCGCCACGCACGTGACCTACGGGGTCAGCGTGGCGGGCGAGCTCGTCGGCATGCTCACCCTGCTGCGCGAGAGCCGGGCGGCCACCGCGCACCGGGCCGAAATCGTCGGGGTCGGCGTGTTGCCCGAGTTCCGGGGCCAGGGCTGCGGCGACGCGCTGCTGCGCTCTGCACTTGAGCAGGCCCGCCGCTGGGAGGGCGTCACCCAGGTCGAACTGTCGGTCACCGACACCCAGCACGCGGCGCTCAGGCTCTACCAGCGCTGGGGCTTCCAGACCTGGGGCGTGCAGCCGGGCGCGGTGCGGGGACCGGATGGTGAGGAGCGGGCGCTGCACCATCTGACGCTGAAGCTGTAA
- a CDS encoding GNAT family N-acetyltransferase translates to MTAPADLPTEFRTPRLLLRAPRPEDATAQVRAIAESHAELRRWMAWAQEVQTLEQATENLTRAQEAYRTGENLRLMVWSADGRELIGSSGYHALDWRVPKAEIGYWIATPHTGQGYAQEVTEFLTDYGLNTLGFRRLEIHCDASNERSARIPRALGYTQDALLKNAEVSVADPTQLRDTLIFSRVQ, encoded by the coding sequence ATGACCGCGCCCGCCGACCTGCCCACCGAATTCCGCACCCCGCGCCTGCTGCTGCGCGCGCCCCGCCCGGAGGACGCCACCGCGCAGGTCCGCGCCATTGCCGAGTCGCACGCCGAGTTGCGGCGCTGGATGGCGTGGGCGCAGGAGGTGCAGACGTTGGAGCAGGCCACCGAGAACCTGACCCGGGCGCAGGAGGCGTACCGCACGGGCGAAAACCTGCGCCTGATGGTCTGGAGCGCCGATGGCCGCGAACTCATCGGCAGCAGCGGCTACCACGCGCTCGACTGGCGGGTACCGAAGGCCGAAATCGGTTACTGGATTGCCACGCCGCACACCGGGCAGGGTTACGCGCAGGAGGTGACCGAATTTCTCACTGACTACGGCCTGAACACGCTGGGCTTTCGCCGCCTGGAAATTCACTGTGACGCCAGCAACGAGCGCAGCGCCCGCATTCCCCGCGCCCTGGGCTATACGCAAGACGCGCTACTGAAAAATGCCGAGGTCTCGGTCGCTGACCCCACCCAACTGCGCGACACGCTCATTTTCAGCCGGGTGCAGTAA
- a CDS encoding endonuclease III domain-containing protein, which yields MTLFGDVSGKGAPLNAARPAEERAALLAWVKERLHEEYGDQDPTPRRDPMHELISTILSQRTTHADEEAAYQELRTLGDWDAITLAPTDAVAHAIRRSNYPESKAPRIQETLRRIKAAPGGYDLDFLRDLPVKDALKWLTDLPGVGVKTASLVLLFNYARPVFPVDTHVHRVSTRVGVIPRMGEQAAHRALLALLPPDPPYLYELHINFLSHGRQVCTWTRPKCGKCILRERCDAYALYGDKVPSFSEKPVKGEKPAKG from the coding sequence GTGACCCTCTTCGGCGACGTGTCGGGAAAGGGGGCACCGCTCAATGCCGCCCGCCCCGCTGAGGAGCGGGCGGCACTGCTGGCCTGGGTCAAGGAGCGGCTGCACGAAGAGTACGGCGACCAGGACCCCACCCCCCGGCGCGACCCGATGCACGAGCTGATTTCGACCATCCTCTCGCAGCGCACCACCCACGCCGACGAGGAAGCCGCCTACCAGGAATTGCGGACGCTGGGCGACTGGGACGCGATTACCCTGGCGCCCACCGACGCCGTCGCCCACGCCATTCGCCGCAGCAATTACCCTGAGAGCAAGGCCCCGCGCATTCAAGAAACGCTGCGCCGCATCAAGGCCGCGCCGGGTGGCTATGACCTCGATTTTCTGCGCGACCTGCCCGTCAAAGACGCCCTGAAATGGCTGACCGACCTGCCGGGTGTGGGGGTCAAGACAGCTTCGCTGGTGCTGCTGTTCAACTACGCCCGCCCGGTGTTTCCGGTCGACACTCACGTTCACCGCGTGAGCACCCGCGTCGGAGTCATCCCACGCATGGGCGAGCAGGCGGCGCACCGGGCGCTGCTGGCCCTGCTGCCGCCCGACCCGCCGTATCTGTACGAGCTGCACATCAATTTTCTGTCTCACGGTCGGCAGGTCTGCACCTGGACGCGGCCCAAATGCGGCAAGTGCATCCTGCGCGAGCGCTGCGACGCCTACGCCCTTTACGGCGACAAGGTGCCGAGCTTCAGCGAGAAACCGGTCAAAGGCGAGAAACCGGCTAAAGGATAG
- the argB gene encoding acetylglutamate kinase — translation MIVKYGGNAMKSLDLRRAVARELGTLRGAMPLVVVHGGGPVIERELAARGVASEFIGGLRVTTPEAMDVVEMALCQLNKQLSQDIGQAVGLMGRDDELLRAEVLDPQLGRVGRVTGVNAGLLRTLLGAGLTPVVGCVAVGEDGEALNVNADTVAGAVAGALGEGAVFLTDVDGVYRAYPDPDSRAAQLTRAEVEDGLAAGWIAGGMIPKVRAALDALGRGAPFAIIASGMTAGVLAQAARGEAGTRIVP, via the coding sequence ATGATCGTCAAGTACGGCGGCAATGCCATGAAAAGCCTCGACCTGCGCCGCGCCGTGGCCCGTGAACTCGGGACGCTGCGCGGCGCAATGCCGCTCGTGGTCGTGCACGGCGGCGGGCCGGTCATCGAACGCGAACTCGCGGCGCGGGGCGTAGCGAGCGAATTTATCGGCGGCCTGCGCGTGACCACGCCCGAGGCGATGGACGTGGTGGAAATGGCGCTGTGCCAGCTTAATAAGCAGCTTTCGCAGGACATTGGGCAGGCGGTGGGGCTGATGGGCCGCGACGACGAGTTGCTGCGTGCTGAAGTGCTCGACCCCCAGCTCGGGCGGGTGGGCCGCGTGACCGGCGTGAATGCCGGGCTGCTGCGGACGCTGCTCGGCGCGGGGCTCACCCCGGTGGTGGGCTGCGTGGCGGTGGGCGAGGACGGTGAGGCGCTCAATGTCAACGCTGACACGGTGGCCGGCGCAGTGGCCGGGGCGCTGGGCGAGGGGGCCGTCTTCCTGACCGACGTGGACGGCGTGTACCGCGCCTACCCCGACCCGGACAGCCGCGCCGCGCAGCTCACCCGCGCCGAGGTGGAAGACGGCCTTGCGGCGGGCTGGATTGCCGGGGGCATGATTCCCAAAGTGCGGGCGGCGCTCGACGCACTGGGGCGGGGCGCCCCCTTCGCCATCATCGCCAGCGGGATGACGGCGGGCGTACTCGCGCAGGCGGCGCGGGGGGAGGCCGGAACGCGCATCGTGCCCTGA
- a CDS encoding tRNA dihydrouridine synthase gives MTAYAASSSAAPATGGFYAERLSRPGAVLAPMAGYSDAPMRQLAAEQGALWTVSEMISARGLVLGSEQESLSLGRPYPGEQGRAVQLFGADPDVLADAVGKAEAWFAPAAIDLNLGCPVPKVRGKGGACLLQTPEVAYELVRAMRQATGLDVSAKIRLGWDENRSVEIAQGLEAAGAAVVTVHGRTSAQRYTGNADWDAIGRVAQAVRIPVIGSGDVLSPVQARERMQQSGVAAVMIGRGAVGNPWMFRAIASGEETLPPAQERARTALRHAELQHDFYTTPHRRDPSRLHVASMRPLRKVLPKYLPDQPDLHPALHQVETLDDVRAALVPLLAESLRS, from the coding sequence ATGACTGCCTACGCCGCTTCGTCCTCCGCTGCTCCGGCTACCGGCGGGTTCTACGCTGAGCGTCTAAGCCGCCCCGGTGCGGTGCTGGCCCCGATGGCCGGCTACAGCGACGCGCCGATGCGCCAGCTCGCCGCCGAGCAGGGGGCGCTGTGGACGGTGAGCGAAATGATCAGCGCCCGTGGGCTGGTGCTGGGCAGCGAGCAGGAGTCGCTCAGTCTGGGCCGCCCCTACCCCGGCGAGCAGGGCCGGGCGGTGCAGCTCTTCGGCGCCGACCCCGACGTGCTTGCCGACGCGGTGGGCAAGGCCGAAGCGTGGTTTGCGCCCGCCGCTATCGACCTCAACCTCGGCTGCCCGGTGCCCAAGGTGCGCGGCAAGGGCGGGGCGTGCCTCTTGCAGACCCCCGAAGTCGCCTACGAACTCGTGCGGGCGATGCGGCAGGCCACCGGGCTCGACGTGAGCGCCAAAATTCGCCTCGGCTGGGACGAGAACCGCAGCGTGGAAATCGCGCAGGGACTCGAAGCGGCGGGCGCCGCCGTCGTGACGGTGCATGGCCGCACCAGTGCCCAGCGTTACACCGGCAACGCCGACTGGGACGCGATTGGGCGGGTGGCGCAGGCCGTGCGGATTCCGGTGATCGGCAGCGGCGACGTGCTGAGCCCGGTGCAGGCCCGCGAGCGGATGCAGCAGAGCGGAGTGGCCGCCGTGATGATCGGACGCGGCGCCGTCGGCAACCCCTGGATGTTCCGGGCCATCGCCAGCGGCGAGGAGACGCTGCCCCCCGCCCAGGAACGCGCCCGCACCGCGCTGCGGCACGCGGAGTTGCAGCACGACTTCTACACCACGCCGCACCGCCGTGACCCTTCGCGGCTGCACGTGGCGAGCATGCGCCCGCTGCGCAAGGTGCTGCCCAAGTACCTGCCCGACCAGCCCGACCTGCACCCGGCGCTGCATCAGGTGGAGACTCTGGACGACGTGCGGGCGGCACTCGTGCCCTTGCTGGCCGAATCGCTGCGCAGTTGA
- a CDS encoding GNAT family N-acetyltransferase encodes MKRRLSFTPALPHHAPILHQLYQDTPGYFDLLGGEVPTLGEVQHDLLTAAEDPHRQLELLHDDQGELLGSVDYKTEYPSPGDLTINLLLIKEGRQSQGWGAEVVRQLEARHALRSRRVLASVLGDNVRGVQFWERLGYHFELDARPVMTWYAKELPGSPAPRQTLLTGRC; translated from the coding sequence TTGAAGCGCCGTCTGAGTTTTACCCCCGCTTTGCCGCATCACGCTCCGATCCTGCACCAGCTGTACCAGGACACGCCCGGTTATTTCGACCTGCTCGGGGGCGAGGTGCCCACCCTCGGTGAGGTGCAGCACGACCTGCTCACCGCCGCCGAGGACCCGCACCGGCAACTCGAACTGCTGCACGACGACCAGGGCGAACTGCTCGGCAGCGTGGACTACAAGACCGAGTACCCCAGTCCCGGCGACCTCACCATCAACCTGCTGCTGATCAAGGAGGGGCGCCAGAGCCAGGGCTGGGGCGCCGAGGTGGTGCGGCAGCTCGAAGCCCGGCACGCCCTGCGCAGCCGCCGGGTGCTCGCCAGCGTGCTCGGCGACAACGTACGCGGCGTGCAGTTCTGGGAACGCCTGGGCTACCACTTCGAGCTCGACGCCCGCCCGGTGATGACGTGGTACGCCAAGGAGCTGCCCGGCTCGCCCGCACCTCGCCAAACGCTCCTCACAGGGCGCTGCTGA
- a CDS encoding DinB family protein produces MNAREYYRYLAAAREQLWQFVRALPDDDLNRDLIENGERFHNVKDLLLHVTDVEEHWIHLIALGQSVRQRGDWQYDWVEPHAERYDLGWILSYSQAVTQATQAFLDSDPDLERPVKLVQDDPASVTVTLDQLLWHVMTHEVRHTAQAALLIRQLGHTPPWLDYLRFARPAGSLNDVDSAEDGLGLSEDGD; encoded by the coding sequence ATGAACGCCCGCGAGTACTACCGCTACCTTGCCGCCGCCCGTGAGCAGTTGTGGCAATTTGTGCGGGCGCTTCCGGACGACGACCTCAACCGCGACCTCATCGAAAACGGCGAACGCTTTCACAACGTCAAAGACCTGCTGCTGCACGTCACCGATGTCGAGGAACATTGGATTCACCTCATCGCCCTGGGCCAGAGCGTGCGGCAACGGGGCGACTGGCAGTACGACTGGGTGGAGCCGCACGCCGAGCGATATGACCTCGGCTGGATTCTGTCCTACAGCCAGGCCGTGACCCAGGCGACCCAGGCGTTTCTCGACAGTGACCCGGATCTCGAACGCCCGGTCAAACTCGTGCAGGACGACCCGGCGAGCGTGACCGTGACCCTGGACCAGTTGCTGTGGCATGTGATGACCCACGAGGTCCGCCACACCGCACAGGCAGCGCTCCTGATCCGGCAGCTCGGGCACACGCCGCCCTGGCTCGACTACTTGCGCTTTGCCCGCCCCGCCGGGTCGTTGAACGACGTGGACAGCGCCGAAGACGGTCTGGGCCTGAGTGAAGACGGCGACTGA